One segment of Streptomyces sp. NBC_00576 DNA contains the following:
- a CDS encoding amino acid adenylation domain-containing protein, with translation MVTFQSTEDARQCHALRVRLGAPARVEVPWVERVPFASEDPGAARHRERELARPVDAGRGSRAVLIEYTDGQADLVVVAHRAAFDQRALRRLVAAVRDGAGAAPPDGTRDPLADFDHAPAWGLGDKRLGDASAGHRTALPDGTSGEPAGWLEALDVVLTRYEPERETEVAALDTGEPADLLPAAAVSAGLIFDLGGEGEYVPCLAPVFPLTLTVGEGALRCDHRLGCVSEPIAEQFVRHLVEAHRQLTGPSDLFDAAERERILELGRPTRPLRSLPRRIPDVVAERVAERPDAVALSDDDVQVTYGELDRWSNRLAHGLRAAGVGDRALVGVYLERSAELVAVLLAVLKAGAAYVPLDPAYPAERLAYTVEDSGLNVVITGSAEFPGSPGLRTLTPAQLLELGGDRAEGPPVTGTGPEQAAYVIYTSGSTGRPKGVLVPHANVVALMDATRDDFALGPADVWTFFHSVAFDFSVWEIWGCLMTGGHLVVVPYWVSRSPEQFRDLVAARGVSVLSQTPSAFAQLAEADRTGAGRLTVRLVIFGGEPLDAPSLLPWLDRHPESRCRLVNMFGITETTVHVTAETVTRRLALAGSRSVGRALPGWRVYVLDAEGRLAPPGVAGEIHVAGAGVALGYLRRPELTEERFRPDPFGGGRMYRTGDRGRLRPDGALEHLGRLDNQVKLRGFRIELDEIRSVLAECPGVSAAVVMLRQVDPGDAATGRLDAYVVLSEGSTAGVRERIARVLPDYMLPSTITALPALPVTANGKVDPAALPEPTAPSQSGAVAPTEAEGTAEGEDALSGELLTVWEQLFGFTVGLSDSFWELGGNSLLAVRMASMMRERGLPSLHPRVLYTNPTVRELATVLSE, from the coding sequence GTGGTCACCTTCCAGTCAACCGAGGACGCCCGGCAGTGCCACGCACTGCGCGTGCGCCTCGGAGCCCCAGCCCGGGTGGAAGTGCCCTGGGTAGAACGGGTGCCGTTCGCGAGCGAGGATCCGGGCGCCGCGCGGCACCGTGAGCGCGAGCTGGCCCGGCCGGTCGACGCCGGCCGCGGCTCGCGCGCCGTGCTGATCGAATACACCGACGGCCAGGCCGACCTGGTCGTCGTGGCCCACCGGGCCGCGTTCGACCAGCGAGCGTTACGTCGGCTGGTGGCCGCGGTGCGGGACGGCGCGGGAGCCGCCCCGCCGGACGGAACACGGGACCCGCTGGCGGACTTCGACCACGCGCCCGCCTGGGGGCTGGGCGACAAGCGGCTCGGGGACGCGTCGGCCGGCCACCGGACAGCGCTGCCGGACGGCACGTCCGGTGAACCGGCAGGCTGGCTGGAGGCGCTCGACGTCGTGCTGACCCGGTACGAGCCGGAGCGAGAGACGGAGGTCGCGGCACTGGACACCGGCGAGCCGGCGGACCTCCTGCCGGCCGCTGCCGTGAGCGCCGGGCTGATCTTCGATCTGGGGGGCGAGGGGGAGTACGTGCCGTGCCTGGCGCCCGTCTTCCCGCTGACTCTCACCGTGGGCGAGGGCGCTCTGCGGTGCGACCACCGGCTCGGCTGTGTCAGCGAGCCGATCGCGGAACAGTTCGTGCGGCACCTGGTGGAGGCCCACCGGCAGCTCACCGGCCCGTCCGACCTCTTCGACGCGGCGGAACGTGAACGGATCCTGGAACTCGGGCGGCCGACGCGGCCCCTGCGGAGCTTGCCGCGACGGATTCCCGACGTGGTGGCCGAGCGTGTCGCCGAACGGCCTGATGCCGTCGCGCTCTCCGACGACGACGTCCAGGTGACGTACGGCGAACTCGACCGGTGGTCCAACCGGCTCGCGCACGGCCTGCGCGCGGCCGGGGTGGGCGACCGAGCCCTGGTCGGTGTTTACCTGGAGCGCTCGGCGGAGCTGGTGGCGGTCCTGCTCGCCGTGCTCAAGGCCGGGGCGGCCTATGTGCCGCTGGACCCGGCGTATCCGGCGGAACGTCTGGCGTACACGGTCGAGGACTCCGGCTTGAACGTCGTGATCACCGGGTCGGCCGAGTTCCCCGGTTCCCCTGGCCTGCGGACGCTCACGCCCGCACAGCTACTGGAGTTGGGCGGCGACCGCGCGGAAGGCCCGCCCGTGACCGGCACCGGCCCGGAGCAGGCGGCGTATGTGATCTACACCTCGGGATCCACCGGCAGGCCCAAGGGAGTGCTCGTCCCGCACGCCAACGTCGTCGCTCTGATGGACGCTACCCGCGACGACTTCGCGCTCGGCCCGGCCGACGTGTGGACGTTCTTCCACTCCGTCGCGTTCGACTTCTCGGTCTGGGAGATCTGGGGCTGTCTGATGACCGGCGGCCACCTCGTCGTCGTCCCGTACTGGGTGTCCCGGTCGCCGGAGCAGTTCCGCGACCTGGTCGCCGCCCGAGGGGTCTCCGTACTGAGCCAGACGCCGTCCGCCTTCGCCCAACTCGCGGAGGCCGACCGCACCGGGGCCGGGCGGCTCACGGTGCGGCTGGTGATCTTCGGGGGCGAGCCGCTGGACGCCCCGAGCCTGCTGCCGTGGCTGGACCGCCACCCCGAATCCCGCTGCCGGCTGGTGAACATGTTCGGGATCACCGAGACCACCGTGCACGTCACCGCCGAGACCGTTACACGACGGCTCGCCCTGGCCGGGTCCCGGTCCGTGGGCAGGGCGCTGCCCGGCTGGCGGGTGTACGTCCTGGACGCGGAGGGACGGCTCGCGCCTCCAGGGGTGGCCGGGGAGATCCACGTCGCCGGCGCCGGAGTGGCGCTGGGCTACCTGCGGCGCCCCGAGCTGACGGAGGAGCGGTTCCGGCCCGACCCCTTCGGCGGCGGGCGGATGTATCGGACCGGTGACCGGGGGCGGCTCCGCCCTGACGGCGCGTTGGAGCACCTGGGCCGGCTCGACAACCAGGTCAAGTTGCGGGGCTTCCGTATCGAACTGGACGAGATCCGTTCGGTGCTGGCCGAATGTCCCGGTGTGAGCGCCGCCGTCGTGATGCTGCGTCAGGTGGATCCAGGGGACGCGGCGACCGGCCGCCTCGACGCGTATGTGGTCCTCTCGGAGGGCTCCACGGCGGGCGTGCGGGAACGCATCGCCCGTGTCCTCCCCGACTACATGCTGCCCTCCACCATCACGGCCCTGCCCGCGCTCCCGGTGACGGCGAACGGGAAGGTCGACCCCGCCGCCCTGCCCGAGCCGACGGCGCCCTCTCAGAGCGGGGCCGTGGCCCCCACAGAGGCCGAGGGCACCGCGGAGGGCGAGGACGCCCTCTCCGGGGAGTTGCTGACGGTGTGGGAGCAACTGTTCGGATTCACCGTGGGCCTGTCCGACAGCTTCTGGGAGCTGGGAGGCAACTCGCTGCTCGCCGTACGAATGGCGTCGATGATGCGCGAACGGGGCCTTCCGTCACTGCACCCGCGTGTGCTCTACACCAACCCGACCGTGCGGGAACTGGCGACCGTGCTGAGCGAGTGA
- a CDS encoding SDR family oxidoreductase, translating to MQLVGKTVIVTGAARGLGRACAVAFAREGADLVLLDLCADLPGVPYPLGNADQLAHTADVCREHGAAVLARQADVRDLAALRHAVDDAHGRFGRIDVLLNNAGIAAPSGKPADEIDEDEWQLMIDVDLSGAWRATKAVGKIMTAQRAGSIVNVASTAGLVGYRNFAGYVAAKHGVIGLTKATALDFAPAKVRVNALCPGSVRDEAAVEGRMLSEIARSLQVPVGEHEEAFVQSQPMNALIEPGDVASAAVWLASDGSRQVTGSVITVDGGFTTR from the coding sequence GTGCAGCTTGTCGGCAAGACCGTGATCGTCACCGGGGCCGCGCGCGGTCTGGGACGGGCCTGCGCGGTCGCCTTCGCCCGCGAGGGCGCCGATCTCGTCCTCCTCGACCTCTGCGCGGATCTGCCTGGTGTGCCGTACCCGCTCGGCAACGCCGACCAGCTCGCGCACACCGCCGACGTGTGCCGCGAGCACGGCGCCGCAGTCCTGGCCAGGCAGGCCGATGTCCGCGACCTCGCCGCGCTGCGACACGCCGTGGACGACGCCCACGGCCGGTTCGGTCGTATCGATGTACTGCTCAACAACGCTGGGATCGCCGCGCCCTCCGGCAAGCCTGCCGACGAGATCGACGAGGATGAGTGGCAGCTCATGATCGACGTGGATCTCTCCGGTGCGTGGCGCGCGACCAAAGCGGTCGGCAAGATCATGACCGCCCAGCGGGCCGGCAGCATCGTAAACGTTGCGTCCACGGCAGGGCTGGTCGGCTACCGCAACTTCGCGGGATACGTGGCGGCCAAACACGGCGTCATCGGGCTCACCAAGGCCACGGCGCTCGACTTCGCCCCGGCCAAGGTCCGGGTCAACGCCCTGTGCCCGGGGTCGGTCCGGGACGAGGCGGCGGTGGAGGGCCGGATGCTGTCGGAGATCGCCAGGTCGCTTCAGGTGCCGGTCGGCGAGCACGAGGAGGCGTTCGTCCAGTCGCAGCCCATGAACGCCCTGATCGAGCCCGGCGACGTCGCCTCGGCCGCCGTCTGGCTCGCCTCCGACGGATCGCGGCAGGTCACGGGATCGGTCATCACCGTAGACGGCGGGTTCACGACCCGCTGA
- a CDS encoding thioesterase II family protein, with product MRRTSLLCVPFAGAGASFFHPWAALTDGDPRIVALQLPGREWRLSEDSYRDVAQAVAGLFPAVTEEIGSGDRVAIFGHSLGAVLAYELAHLLVARTGADVARLFVSGSPGPWTRRTRRATGLPDEEFLLRVKEFAGYDHEALSDPGMRELILPTLRADVEMHENYVPATDQPLPVPVTAVRGTEDDLVTADQTAEWGKATSAEFTQAEVEGGHMYIAEDPGSLLRLVDDALAR from the coding sequence ATGCGACGGACATCTCTGCTGTGTGTCCCCTTCGCGGGTGCCGGTGCCTCGTTCTTCCACCCGTGGGCGGCGCTGACGGACGGTGACCCGCGGATCGTGGCCCTTCAGTTGCCGGGCCGGGAATGGCGGCTCTCCGAGGACTCGTACCGGGACGTGGCGCAGGCCGTGGCCGGGCTGTTCCCCGCCGTGACCGAGGAGATCGGCTCGGGCGACCGGGTCGCGATCTTCGGCCACAGCCTCGGCGCGGTGCTGGCGTACGAGCTCGCCCACCTGCTAGTCGCCCGCACCGGAGCCGATGTGGCGCGGCTCTTCGTGAGCGGCTCACCGGGCCCCTGGACGCGGCGGACCAGGCGGGCTACCGGCCTCCCCGACGAGGAGTTCCTGCTGCGCGTCAAGGAGTTCGCCGGCTACGACCACGAGGCGCTGTCCGATCCGGGCATGCGCGAGCTGATCCTGCCGACTCTGCGGGCGGACGTCGAGATGCACGAGAACTACGTCCCCGCCACGGACCAGCCGCTGCCGGTGCCCGTCACCGCCGTGCGCGGCACCGAAGACGACCTGGTCACAGCCGATCAGACCGCAGAATGGGGCAAGGCGACCAGCGCCGAGTTCACCCAGGCCGAAGTGGAGGGCGGACACATGTACATCGCCGAGGATCCCGGAAGCCTGCTGCGTCTGGTCGACGACGCACTCGCCCGCTAG